The Quercus lobata isolate SW786 chromosome 4, ValleyOak3.0 Primary Assembly, whole genome shotgun sequence genome segment ttcaaaaaaaaaaaaaaaaaaaacagatcgtttaaaaaagaaattaaattaattaaatctttGAATTCAAACAACCACACCACAACCAACCATGGTGTTCATCACAATCCCAAACCATAAAACCCTATCCCTAACCCTAGACCCAAACACCAGCAGTCTCCACTCCCTCAAACTCTTTCTCCACCACCACACTCACATCCCAATCCACCACCTTCACCGACTCTACCTCTCCCAATCCCTCCCTCTCCCATCTCAAAACGACGCCATCTTCCTCTCCGTCCTTCGCGTGGTACTGCACAGACCAATTCGTTTCGGAAATCGTTTTCCATAACTAGCTCTTGAAGCATAAATGTCGGGTTATGGAGCCGGAATCGGCTAGGCGTTTTACATTCTATTCTACATTGGACTCGCGGTGGGGAAGTATATGTGGTTGAATTCAAGTGAGGAGGAGCGCGATTGGGTTGGAGGTtgggtgaagagagagagatcatagATCTGGGTTTGCTTAGCCAAATGAAAATCTCTAAAGATCTCTTTCTCAGATCAAAATCTCCTtctctctttcatctttctaAAGCTCTAAAGCTCTAAAGTCTCTCTCTCAGATTGTGGATTTGGGAAAATCTCTAAATCTCTCTGTCAGATCAATGGTTGTGAAGTGGTGGTTGGTTCGGTGGTCAGTTGGGGTGGATCGTTGGATGGGTTTGACATTGGTGTGGGTTGCAGTGGCTTGATGGACTGATCGGTGACAGTGGAGGGGCTGAGGTCGACAgtggtttggatttgggtttaaaGTGTATTTACCTCCAATCTCTCACAGATCGATGGGTCTCTATTAGGGGTGTCAATCTTCAACCCAACCTGCGAACCTAACACGGATTTTTTCGGGTTAAGGTTggaccttaatgggtttggaTCATAAACAGGTTGACTCGAAAGCAAtacgataagaaacgtgtcataagcgggtcaacccgcataacccgcaatagacaTGTTTGACatgccaatttatttgtgtcaacccgaaatAACCAACTTAACACAACCCGATTAActcatttaacaaataaatatttattttatttagatctgtcaaataccttttatatccaacatatattttaaatttaaaaataaaagtgagtaattacaaaaattttataagggatataattggaaattgaaactttacagaccctaaaactactaatactttttttttggtatagaacttgcacaaataaaattggatgaccttgtggaagatgttatgaattttgacatcaacaaagaatctatagataataatcgtggtcatagtcAGGGTTAGTCTACTATttactcaaattctttcaatattgatacttagcatttgacgagtttcaaggatattattattttttttttgaactatgttattttatttttgttaaacttagttattttgaatttgtgttgaagtgtaaagaatttattttctagatgaatgttatatttttgttgaactatattattttgaatgtgagttGAAGACTAGAAGTGTATGCATtgctttttgggatgtaaaaaaaattatttctagatggatgttatatttaatattatgcaagttgaaatgggttgtgttacattcgtgttAACCCAACATGGctcgtttattaagcgtgtcaaatgggttgggtcaagtCTACTCGCCTTATTAATAGGTtaggttagggttgaaggatcatgacatgattattaaatgagtcgggttagggttgagccatttagtcgaatacccctaccttgacatgacacgaacccgacacgctaacccgaattgacacccctagtcTCTATTAGATTGATGGGtttaaaatttatgggtttcttgaatttgggtttgaaatttaTAGGTTTGTTTCTAGGTTTAATGTTTGTATGGAGGGTTTGATTTTTCATGTGATGTTCCGGgtgttgggtttgggtttgtgttgtttgtgttttgaatctttgaagGTCTTTGTATTTTGTAGATATGTGCCCTTTGATTTTATGTGTTCCGTGTTGGAatgttcttgaattttttaatttcctcgGCAACCAAACATATTATTTGAGGAAGAATATGAACATGTTCTTCATGATGACTGGGAAGAACataatgtaaataattttttttaatttaattaatttaatttcttttttaaatgatctatttttaatttttttagttaaaattaataaataatttttttaatttataagctgacatggcatttttaatagtaaaataaaatttattattattattttaatagttcgTCTGCCACCTAAGCAAATTCCGGTAGTGAGCTAAcggaaatgaccaaaatagaaCGCATTAATTGATTTGGGAactaaaagtgaaaaaaataaaatgtagggattaaaatgaaaaaaagttaaaatatttgGACTAAAAGTGTATTTTCGCCTATTtgtaattgtgattttttttttttttttttattgtaccaTGCACAAGAGTTATACAATAATACTAAACTAACGGGTGAGATAAAAAGTTGAAGACTCACTTTTTAATCTCAGCTCTTGGATTAAacgatttttaaattttaaatatttattttttatttttacatctCTCAGCTCACAAGTCACAAGTACTATATCGTGGTAATTACATGAATGCATCGAAATCCGAAAAGTATTACTAATCTAGAAAACCAGTTTTCACTCAGTACTTATCGCCGAATCTAAAAACCAGTTGGTCGGCGTACGATGATGTTTTGTTTTCCACACTCTCCGGGAAAGCATATTCTATGATCGGTCTCTCAGCTatttaaaaaggtaaaaaaaaaaaaaaaaaaaaaaaaaaaaaaaaaaaaaaaaaaaaaactctctgtttcatcttatttttattatcagaaCTATCATCTTTCTCTATCTGAATGATTCTTTGATGTGATGCAAAAACCATATAGGTAGTAAAGATAGCTTCTTTTGTATTGtttgaatttatattgattAATCTTCatgctctgtttggttgctgagaaatcAATTTTACTGTCACAAGAGGAGGACTATGATGATTGTCACAATTTTAtggaatcccttttcatcctatttgttttttcaaaacgTTTGAGACGTTTAGGCCTCTGAATTTCATGCTTTGTGTTTTCTAAGACAACTATATTTTGGAGAATTTAATGCTGTGGCTGTGCAAAGGCCTAGGTAACTGAGTTTAGAAAGGAATTTGAGGGACAAAAAAAGGCTAGAAACTGAGAGCATTAGGGTGGGAAGATCAGTTGTCTATGTATGCGATGTAAGTGTAGAATTTGAGATAGGCGATGGGGTTGTAGTTTGAGAGAGGAGGcacatatttcttttaataatttttttaaaataaaaagataagttttaaaatatttttacaggtacttataagaaaaaaaaaaaaaaaaaattagattctaTCATACACCAACATACAATAAACAAAGTAGTAAagatagcttttttttttttgaatttatatagATTAATCTTCttgctctgtttggttgctgagagaGAAGTTTGGAATTTAAAATGAGAGAAATCAACTTTAAGAGAGGACTACGTtaatgttggtttttttttttccttgtattttaaaaatcttttgaGATGTTAGGACTCagaattttcatgattttggttTTCAAAGACAActttattgagttttttgagGATTGGGAGAAATTTGATTatggttctttttctttttcaactgCACACTATTCACAAATTGTACAGAAATTCAATCCCAGCTCTTCTTAGCTCTTTTGAACAAAAgtcaaagttttttattttcctattgaAGCGTTCATGTAACACACCCAAccactttttagttttataaaaaaccTCATAACCCTTTTCTGTAACTGTTCTAAATCCACCACTGGCAGACATAgacaaaaattccaaattttcctACACCAGTTATAACTATATGAAAACTGAGTGCGAAAATCTGGTAGGAGGATATGGTCTAGTTTGGATATCTGCCTATATGGTGAGTAATTTCTACTTGTTTGATGTGGCTGTTTGGACTTAGAGAGAAAGGAACTCATGCTTATTTGAAGATAAAGAATGTTTGATGGATCAACTTAAGTCACAGCTGGTTGGCACTTTATCTGAAATACTTTCAAGCTTTCTTTGTTagtctttctttccttttcttgtttttaggGTTCTGTAGTACCCTACCTGTATACTTGGACctgtttttttcctctctctcctcttcaataaaatttttatttactgATAAAAAATACATCAGATACAAAAGATGGGAGAGACTCAGGAACCAAAATACcagaaaaattttagttcaaacaAAACCTGGCATCCTTGCACTCCTTACGCTTCTAATATAGTTAATATTCTGATCTAGTTCCGAACGTACCAATTTTCTTGTGTTGTGCCTTTCCCTTCCTCCAAGCAGCATCGATATTGATCTTAATCCAGCCCCGGGTGACAACACCCTTCTTCCGTATCCCTTATTATACTATACCTATCATTTGTGTTCTTCGGGCAAAACATGCCATAGCTGCCTTAATTTTCCTATGGAATTCTAGAGGGTCCAACTTTACTTTTTTACGTAGCTTCAAGCTATGCATCCTCCATACTTTGTAGAAAACAGAGAAGCATTATGGGAAAATGCTTGTATACAATAATAAATTATCCAAGTGAAATGTGTTTTATGCGACCTCTAACATATAGTGGAGTCTagagaataaataaaacacTCCATATGTCATCCACTCTGCTTCTTCAATTGGAGTCAAATGTCAATATAGGATAAAAGTGAATTGTATTTACAGGTCTTGAAAACTGTATTAATTGGGACATTAGTTTGGACCTCTGTTATTTTGTAACAATTTGGTGTCACTGCAGATTTTTGAAGTGATTATCTTTGTTATGACTTGGGTTTATACTTTACGGTAATACTTTCTTGTTTGTATCATTTGCAGCCTGTTATAACTTGGGTTTTTGCTCATAAGAAAAATGGAAGTCATTTTTTCAAATGAGGATTTAGCAATGGAAATTTTAAGTCGCTTGTCACCTAAGAACCTTTTAAGGTGCAAGGGTGTATCCAAGAGGTGGACGAGCCTTATATCTGATCCATCCTTTGTGCGTATTCACCATCAGAGGTCAAGATGCATTTCGGGACTCCTTGTTCAAGAGTTTAAGGAGTATGGGGGTAATTTTTTTGGAGATGATTATTTCCTTTATGCTGGTGTTAATGGTGAATTGGGCATATTTAAATTGATGGATGAAAGTTTCCCTCAACCGACTTCTGTCATTATGGCTTCATGTGATGGACTCATCTGTTATAGAAGTCGTCGAACTAGGGATGTAGAGGTGCTGCACATAGTTGTTTGGAACCCAATGACCCAGGAACGGTTAACCTTGAGACCCACTGGCTGCTATGTTGGTAGCATCTTCGGATTGGCTTTCTACCCATTTGGTTCTTCAGCAAAGATGATCCCTTGCTTTAAAGTGGTCAGCATTCAGCGTCCAAAACATGACCAAAATTcctattcctttgtgatctaCTCATCGGAGACAGGCAAATGGAAAACTTCCCTTGAAGTGTGCTATTGCAAGGATGAGCTTCACAAGAACAAACATATTTATGTTAATGGAAGGTTTTACTGGTTGACGAGCAATCAGAACATAATCACTTTTGAGGTGGATGAGGAGTTATCTGGAGTCATTGCAGTACCAGGTTCTAAGTGGTTGGATGGAGGTGCAAGACTGGCTTGCCTTGGGGATTCAGATGGGTATCTTCATTATGTGTGTATAGATATGTCTGAACTTAGGGTCTGGATGTTAACAGATCCTTGCAAGCCCATTTGGGTTCTTAAGCACCATTTAAATATAGATCAatttggtgaagaatcaagggATCATTATATCCATCGTGTACGGCACTCTCCTGAAATGATTGGGGATTCATTTGTAGTGGACGCTCAAACTTTCCATGATGAAGTTGTGTATTTGTCTATACGAGGTAGGTTATGTTCGTACGATTTCAAAACTGGAAGGCTAAGATTCTTCTTTAATGGCTTGTACCTGAGACATATGACTGAAGTTCAAGCCACTGTGCTCCCATATACACCAACCTTGGCAACAATTGGCATTCCCTGGTTGAAACAGTATTCTGGTGGTGCTTCTATCTCTTTTGCTTCAACGTCTTTTAATTACCAAGGAAGAcctagaaaaaaattgaaaacagggAAGACCTagagaaaaattgaaagaaaccTTTAAGATCACCACATTTTTAAACTGCTGCTCATTGAAATGGAAGTAGTCAGtgcatttatataaattaagCAAGCATGGACCGGTCAATTTCATTggcctaagtttttttttacatggCCCCATGGGGGATGCTGTTTGCCTGCAGTACTAATTTCTacttatttatttcttcttgtAATGGTTGCTATGATTATATGGGATTTGTTGAACTTTTGGTTTCCATGTTATTTTGACCTTTGACTTCTAATTTTTAACCAATTGATAGAGCATGAGCATATTGCTTTGCATGTTTGTTGCAGATCAATTgtaagaaattttttgcatctttactgttttcattttcctagTTAAAATGAGGTtgcgggtttttttttttagttgaatttggattttacaatGTTTCCCTTTTTCTAGTTGAATTAGGATTCtgtgttgtttttcttttcctagttgaagtagaatttcgttatttcttttcttaaagGAGTAGGTGAAAATATCTATATTCTCTTTTGGGAGTGATGGACCTAATGGATTCAGGTtccttttaaaaagaaaaaaaaaatttctggtcAGTTGTGCAACAAAATGTGTGCTTGGCAGTGACTTCCTTATTCCAATCTAATGGATTTCTTGAAGAAAATTCCACTATGATTAATTTGATCGCCAATGTTCAGAACCCGTCAAGAGTTGATGATTACAGACATATTATGTTGTGATGTGCAATATAAGTGTATTTCCAAAATCCTTGCTAATAGACTCTATGGCTGTTAGAATGAAAAAATTGactgactctttttttttttttaatcatattaaCTGAGTTTGTCAAGGGGATGAGTATCTCTAAAAACATCCTGCTTGCTCATGAGTTGGTGAGGGGTTATTCCGAAAGTGCAACTACTTTGTAATTGATTGCGAATTCTCAAAAACCAAATGTTTCACCAAAGCCAATCAATGATATAAAATAGATTGTAAGTGgttaaaatttgtcaaaccAAGTGTCAATAGCATTCACTAAAAAAATCCAAGTACTAATCGGGCTTTAAAATGATTTGCTAGTGTGGAAATCGGCAAGAGACTACGAGAGAACATGGGGCCGAAGAATGCAATTAAGAGTTAAAAACATACCAAATATCAACAATTCAATTTGAATGGTTGATCCAAATagatcataaaattttaaattgacccaaaaaaaattttcttcttaatgTTTCGAATAAAAAGCCCAAACTTTGGCCTTAGCATTATCGCATTCGATgaggctcttttttttggggaggggaGGGGGAAGATTTACATGTTTTCCTATAAAAACTAAGCATTGACTCATGGACAACCCAATTgcaataaaaaaagagtaaataattACACTTTTTAACCCGAAATTTTATAGTTCACAATTAcaaaatgttgaggtctaaaaaatcaCAACACCCAGACCTAAAGAAATAACACAAGAGGTCATAGAAAGTGAACCTAAGAAAAGGTGGTAAGCCCAAAAGACTTGAAGCCCAAATGCCATAAAGGGACAAGCCTTAAAGCCtatgagaaaagaaggaagaaaaagaaaaaaggcccAATCTGTCAAGATCAGAAGATTGAAGAAAGACCAGTATAAAGAGCTAATTTGGGATCCCCAGAGGCTGCCAAAGGCTCGAGATCCCCGAGATGTGTAACACAGCTAAGATAGGATTAAGACAGCTTAGAGGAAATGccaaaagaaacacaagaaatgaAGGGCAGAAATGTCCTTCTCAGGCACCAGAGATGCAACAAGAAAAGCAGAAAACTTAGAGTAACCACTCACGATGTAAGGGAACGgtacctcggggaaccagaatgaGGAGGCTATAAAAAAGGAAGTAGCAGTAAAGACCTTCGAATTAGCAGAGATGGATTCCgctcacttgggaaaaatgacaaagagGAAGGATGGCCAAAAGCTGAATCATAAGGGGTAAGAAGTTTTGAGGAACGTGAAATTAGGAATAAACACACTCCAAAATGGAAAGTCAGCCATGGGCTTTCAAAGAAACAGCACCAAAAGGAGGAAAATATGAGAAACAGGAAAAGATTCAACCTTCGGGGTGATGGGCACAAAACGGGTTCTGGTACCCAGGGAGCAAAACATGGGAATCAATAGTTCCCCGAAACCCtagaatgacactataaaagggggGGAAGGCAGCTAGCAAAAAGGAAGGAATTTTTGAGCGAGCAATAAAAAATCTCCACAAGAAACCACTAAAAGAACTCTGTCAAATTCAAGGGAAAACAGTGAAATATCTCCTGGTATTCCAGAAACAGTCACTATaacacatacttggattcaaaagggtTCAAATTTTACAAGTCTTAGAGGTTTggatagccatcaaagtctgtaatctttgagcttatttgaaccttgtatcacgtcttagcgAGCACATAGTAACCATAATTAAGAAAAACTAATGaagtatttcttattaatttgaggATCCCTAACAATTATTTTGTGTATTTCCTGATTACTTTGTACTCCTTTGCTGTTTTCattgttgttcaatacaaatatcctcGTTTTGCTAGTTTATGTGTATTATAGGAAACATGCCCTATGCGCTACTTGGTTCTTAAACAGCCCTTTTAGCTGAGGTAAatcaagcccagtccaccaaactacaactatttggTCTAAGATCCTTGAGCCAGTGTACTGaagaaaaaggcactctcacacaaaattaaaaaaagaatgaaaaaaaaaatctattcacTCGTGCAACTCactcatattaaaaaaaaaaaaaaaaaaaaacctctaagggagaattgaaaaggaaaagagggggggggggagggggtgaAAAAAATGGCgtatctatctctctttttcaattgTATGATTTCAATCTATTATTTGATTCCTTAGTTCCatactcccccccccccccc includes the following:
- the LOC115986915 gene encoding F-box protein At5g49610-like produces the protein MEVIFSNEDLAMEILSRLSPKNLLRCKGVSKRWTSLISDPSFVRIHHQRSRCISGLLVQEFKEYGGNFFGDDYFLYAGVNGELGIFKLMDESFPQPTSVIMASCDGLICYRSRRTRDVEVLHIVVWNPMTQERLTLRPTGCYVGSIFGLAFYPFGSSAKMIPCFKVVSIQRPKHDQNSYSFVIYSSETGKWKTSLEVCYCKDELHKNKHIYVNGRFYWLTSNQNIITFEVDEELSGVIAVPGSKWLDGGARLACLGDSDGYLHYVCIDMSELRVWMLTDPCKPIWVLKHHLNIDQFGEESRDHYIHRVRHSPEMIGDSFVVDAQTFHDEVVYLSIRGRLCSYDFKTGRLRFFFNGLYLRHMTEVQATVLPYTPTLATIGIPWLKQYSGGASISFASTSFNYQGRPRKKLKTGKT